From Zingiber officinale cultivar Zhangliang chromosome 5B, Zo_v1.1, whole genome shotgun sequence, the proteins below share one genomic window:
- the LOC121986785 gene encoding peroxidase 57-like, with protein sequence MAIATAALALLCLLAVVPTGHGALQVGFYKGKCNGTDVEATVKRIIASRFSRDRTIVPILLRLHFHDCFVRGCDASILLDGKGGKKAEKDADPNKSVNGYDVIDQVKSALESKCPGVVSCADIIAIATRDAVVLGGGKQYTYSVQTGRRDGNVSVASEADSNLPGHTLSASQAIAKFKTKGLNASDTVLLLGAHTVGITHCSFVRPRLYNYNNSGKADPAMDPALVSRLKSTCPSSRPTANNFIVLDQRTPLTVDNSYYKQILARRGILKVDQNIATDKLTNATVKALATGSSFPTLFGRAMVRMGAIQVLTGKQGQIRKSCRVVNK encoded by the exons ATGGCCATAGCCACCGCCGCCCTTGCTCTGCTTTGCCTCTTGGCCGTCGTCCCCACCGGCCACGGTGCTCTGCAGGTGGGATTCTATAAAGGGAAATGCAACGGCACCGACGTGGAAGCGACCGTCAAGAGGATCATCGCCTCCCGCTTTTCTCGTGATAGAACCATCGTTCCCATCCTCCTCCGCCTCCACTTCCACGACTGCTTCGTCAGG GGATGCGACGCTTCCATACTTTTGGATGGGAAAGGTGGGAAGAAAGCCGAGAAGGATGCAGACCCAAACAAAAGCGTCAATGGCTACGACGTAATCGACCAGGTGAAGTCTGCTCTGGAGAGCAAGTGCCCCGGCGTCGTCTCCTGCGCTGATATCATCGCCATTGCCACCAGAGATGCTGTCGTCCtg GGCGGTGGGAAACAGTATACTTATTCAGTTCAAACGGGGAGGAGGGATGGCAACGTCTCAGTCGCATCGGAAGCCGACAGTAATCTCCCTGGACATACATTATCTGCTTCTCAGGCTATTGCCAAGTTCAAAACTAAAGGGCTCAATGCATCAGACACAGTGCTACTACTTG GGGCTCACACTGTTGGGATCACTCACTGCTCCTTCGTCCGACCACGCCTCTACAACTACAACAACTCCGGCAAGGCCGATCCCGCCATGGACCCCGCCCTCGTCTCCAGGCTCAAGTCCACGTGCCCCTCATCGAGACCTACCGCCAACAACTTCATCGTCCTCGATCAGAGAACACCGTTGACGGTGGACAACAGCTACTACAAGCAGATCCTAGCGAGGAGAGGCATCCTCAAGGTGGACCAGAACATTGCGACCGATAAGTTGACCAACGCCACCGTCAAGGCGCTGGCCACCGGCTCCAGCTTTCCGACTCTGTTCGGCCGCGCCATGGTGAGGATGGGCGCCATCCAAGTGCTAACCGGGAAACAGGGACAGATTCGCAAGTCGTgcagagtcgtcaacaaatga